In Mastomys coucha isolate ucsf_1 unplaced genomic scaffold, UCSF_Mcou_1 pScaffold20, whole genome shotgun sequence, one DNA window encodes the following:
- the Gdf3 gene encoding growth/differentiation factor 3, with the protein MQPSQRLLTLGFLLLSLAWGQTSEFQDYDFLQFLGLEKAPSPHRFQPVPRILRKIIRAREDAAASGASQDLCYVKELGVRGNLLQLLPDQGFFLNTQKPPQDGSCLQKVLYFNLSAIQEKGKLTLAQLTLDLGPRSYYHLRPELVVALSMVKDRGAWGRSHPALGRLLTQLSVPGPQGPLQFNLQGVAKDWNRNRLKNLDLYLEILVKEDRYSGVNVQRENACDRLVRSLHASLLVATLNPKRCHPSSRKRRAAIPVPKGFCRNLCHRHQLFISFQDLGWHKWVIAPKGFMANYCHGDCPFSMTTYSNSSNYAFMQALMHRVDPKVPKAVCVPTKLSPISMLYQDSDKNVILRHYEDMVVDECGCG; encoded by the exons ATGCAGCCTTCCCAAAGGCTTCTGACTCTTGGCTTCCTTCTGTTAAGCCTGGCCTGGGGCCAGACTTCCGAGTTTCAAGACTATGACTTTTTGCAGTTTCTGGGCTTAGAGAAAGCGCCTTCACCTCACAGGTTCCAACCTGTGCCGCGCATCTTAAGGAAAATCATCCGGGCTCGAGAAGATGCTGCGGCCAGCGGGGCCTCGCAGGACTTATGCTACGTGAAGGAGCTGGGTGTCCGTGGGaacctgcttcagcttctcccaGACCAGG gtTTTTTCCTTAACACACAGAAACCTCCCCAAGATGGCTCCTGTCTACAGAAGGTCCTCTATTTTAACTTGTCTGCCATCCAAGAAAAGGGAAAGTTGACCCTGGCCCAGCTGACTCTGGACTTGGGGCCCAGATCCTACTACCACCTGCGACCAGAGTTGGTGGTGGCTCTGTCTATGGTTAAGGACCGTGGTGCGTGGGGGAGATCCCATCCTGCGCTGGGTAGATTGCTGACTCAGCTGTCTGTCCCCGGGCCTCAAGGTCCGCTTCAGTTCAACCTGCAGGGTGTGGCTAAGGATTGGAACAGAAACCGATTGAAGAATTTGGATTTATACTTAGAGATTCTGGTCAAAGAGGACAGATACTCTGGGGTAAATGTCCAGCGCGAGAACGCCTGTGACCGGCTGGTACGCTCCCTCCATGCCTCCCTGCTGGTGGCAACCCTCAACCCTAAACGCTGTCACCCATCTTCCAGAAAGAGGAGGGCGGCCATCCCGGTCCCCAAGGGTTTTTGTAGGAACCTCTGCCACCGTCATCAACTGTTCATCAGCTTCCAGGACCTGGGCTGGCACAAGTGGGTCATTGCCCCTAAGGGGTTCATGGCAAATTACTGTCATGGAGATTGTCCCTTCTCAATGACCACATATTCGAATAGTTCCAATTATGCTTTCATGCAGGCTCTGATGCATAGGGTTGACCCCAAGGTCCCCAAGGCTGTCTGTGTCCCCACCAAGCTGTCTCCCATCTCCATGCTTTATCAAGACAGTGATAAGAACGTCATTCTCCGACATTATGAAGACATGGTGGTCgatgagtgtgggtgtgggtag